In Cydia pomonella isolate Wapato2018A chromosome 1, ilCydPomo1, whole genome shotgun sequence, one genomic interval encodes:
- the LOC133517968 gene encoding uncharacterized protein LOC133517968, which translates to MATVSAEVEETKDLELNNPEDLERRHRRRKKPHNAGPCGSGYGRTFGFQDYTYISAPVMNYFFGCGVAPVPVAPLLPYPQLPAAAPYPVQIGVSQSQHHHGGHHGGHHGGHHGHGHIGGHNQVGNYPSGYGQNQPFYGPGAFQQPSRPLQNVVSAAASGLGNVLADYINRPRKTQKQINRQVNQFLKPIYKLF; encoded by the coding sequence ATGGCTACAGTGAGCGCAGAGGTAGAAGAAACTAAAGACTTGGAATTAAATAATCCGGAAGACTTGGAGAGACGACATCGTAGGCGTAAAAAACCGCACAATGCCGGACCCTGTGGAAGTGGATACGGGAGGACTTTTGGGTTTCAAGATTATACGTATATTTCGGCTCCAGTCATGAACTATTTTTTCGGATGTGGAGTAGCCCCAGTGCCAGTAGCACCATTATTACCCTACCCACAGCTGCCAGCGGCCGCACCTTACCCCGTGCAAATCGGAGTGAGCCAGTCACAGCATCACCACGGAGGTCATCACGGAGGCCATCACGGAGGCCACCACGGTCATGGACATATCGGTGGACATAATCAAGTAGGAAATTATCCCTCGGGTTACGGCCAAAACCAACCCTTTTATGGACCAGGAGCATTTCAACAGCCAAGTCGACCGCTCCAAAACGTAGTATCAGCAGCGGCTTCAGGTTTGGGCAATGTCCTGGCTGACTACATAAACCGTCCTAGAAAAACTCAAAAGCAAATTAACAGACAAGTGAATCAATTTTTGAAACCAATATATaaactgttttaa